Proteins found in one Oribacterium sp. oral taxon 102 genomic segment:
- a CDS encoding virulence RhuM family protein has protein sequence MAKKKDEITIRSSAAEYLTYVASVGDQQDSIEMRYEDENIWLTQKMMASLYDVDVRTINYHVKKIFSDSELQEDSVIRKFRITAADGKSYSTNHYSLEMIIAVGFKVNSERAVQFRKWVNQIAKDYTIKGWVMDDERLKRGTYLTEKYFDEQLERIREIRASERKFYQKITDLYATAIDYDKNSATTRRFYATVQNKMHYAVHGHTAAELIVERADHTKEHMGLTTWADAPEGKIKKSDVTVAKNYLSQDEMKQLNRMVTAYLDFAENMTLRHIPLTMQDWEKRLNSFIEMFDYGILQDAGKVSAEIAKLHAETEFEKYRVIQDRLFMSDFDKYLLELEENTKK, from the coding sequence TTGGCAAAGAAAAAAGATGAAATAACCATCCGCTCCAGCGCGGCGGAATATCTGACCTATGTTGCCTCAGTGGGAGATCAGCAGGACAGCATTGAGATGCGCTACGAGGATGAAAATATATGGCTGACACAGAAGATGATGGCCTCTTTGTATGATGTGGATGTTCGGACCATAAACTATCATGTCAAGAAAATATTCAGTGATAGTGAGTTGCAGGAGGATTCAGTTATCCGAAAATTTCGGATAACTGCCGCAGATGGAAAAAGCTATAGCACAAATCACTACTCCCTGGAGATGATCATTGCCGTAGGGTTCAAGGTCAATTCCGAGCGGGCCGTACAGTTCCGTAAATGGGTAAACCAGATCGCCAAGGACTACACCATCAAAGGCTGGGTCATGGATGATGAACGGCTGAAACGAGGAACGTATCTGACAGAAAAGTATTTCGATGAGCAATTAGAGCGCATTCGAGAGATTCGTGCCAGCGAAAGAAAGTTCTATCAGAAGATCACTGACTTGTATGCGACAGCCATTGACTATGATAAAAATTCTGCAACGACGAGAAGATTCTATGCGACCGTTCAGAATAAAATGCATTACGCAGTGCATGGGCATACAGCAGCTGAGCTGATCGTGGAAAGAGCCGATCACACAAAAGAGCATATGGGATTAACCACCTGGGCAGATGCACCGGAAGGAAAGATTAAGAAAAGCGATGTTACAGTTGCTAAGAATTATCTAAGCCAGGATGAAATGAAGCAGCTGAATCGTATGGTTACGGCATATTTGGATTTTGCTGAAAACATGACATTGCGGCATATTCCACTTACGATGCAGGATTGGGAGAAAAGACTCAACAGCTTCATCGAAATGTTTGATTATGGCATTTTACAGGACGCAGGCAAGGTGTCCGCAGAAATTGCAAAGCTTCATGCTGAGACAGAATTTGAAAAATACCGTGTGATTCAGGATAGATTGTTCATGTCTGATTTTGATAAGTATCTGCTGGAATTGGAAGAAAACACAAAGAAATAA
- a CDS encoding DEAD/DEAH box helicase: protein MKVELFPFQKRALVDIRMKTAEAMGSYHRTHAPQVVSFTAPTGAGKTIIMSAMIESILFGDEQYMEQPDAIIVWLSDSPQLNEQSKMKIDSKADKIRLSQCVTVAEDSFDKENFEDGHIYFLNTQKLSVTSKLTKNGDGRTYTIWQTIANTVREKSDRLYFIIDEAHRGMQGREASKATTIMQKFIKGSDEDGIPPMPVVIGMSATTQRFNTLVEGTSSTIHKSIVTADEVRASGLLKDRIIITYPEEGTVNNDMAILQAAADDWKEKWEHWTQYCFEQHYAYVNPILIIQVLNGTGDALTDTNLDDCIAKIEERTGFKLESGQVVHTFGGTTATLTANGLDVCYEEPSNIAEDRNIRVVFFKENLSTGWDCPRAETMMSFKHANDATYIAQLLGRMVRTPMQMHIQVDDVLNDVHLYLPYFNENTVKDVVEALQSTEGGDIPTDIYGESLSGKKFETLTVRPKKKKEEQQMPGQLTLFEVFSGQSADKQQSAGPIESASDMIPIQMPQATDRQAQQAETAEQSQIQSSTNTKASVQSAPVTPQSSGLETSSETGTVESYQAKQAETPEEEDLFDREEVMKFINDAGLLSYNVKALRINNYLKSLYRMAHLLTMSRLHREAIREVQDEIVEMIHSYVEGLKADGKYDDLVQQVKQFKLATQIFDAFGETVDNYSVHDLFTTTDTDIERQFQIADVKLGREGIGMAYGNKYMDLPDLTSFKVDVILFVADEECMNRLHSYAEARFHGLNDDYRRYIATIDSEKIRKEYDSIVSDGDPVSKHNFRLPETIQVPHELGGKEYRDHLFVSDITGVATMKLNTWEAGVIEEEEKRGDFVCWIRNPSRGSWGLCIPYEINGEIKPTYPDFIVVRKDSVQGYVVDILEPHNPDFKDNLGKAKGFAEYAKQNPGVGKIQLIRMSKDAAGNPKFKRLDMSKTAIRDKVIHAINTDELDHIFDTDGVIE from the coding sequence CTTTCACTGCACCGACCGGAGCTGGAAAGACCATCATCATGTCTGCGATGATTGAGTCTATTCTTTTCGGCGATGAACAATATATGGAGCAGCCGGATGCAATCATCGTTTGGCTTTCAGACTCTCCACAGTTGAATGAGCAGTCTAAGATGAAGATAGATTCTAAGGCTGATAAAATCCGTCTTTCACAGTGTGTAACGGTGGCAGAGGACTCTTTTGACAAAGAGAACTTCGAGGACGGACATATTTATTTCTTAAATACGCAAAAGCTCTCTGTTACATCGAAGCTAACGAAAAATGGAGATGGCAGGACTTATACAATTTGGCAGACGATTGCAAATACTGTTCGGGAGAAGAGCGACAGGCTGTACTTTATTATCGATGAAGCGCACAGAGGTATGCAGGGACGTGAGGCCAGTAAGGCCACCACGATCATGCAGAAGTTCATTAAGGGTAGTGATGAGGACGGAATTCCGCCCATGCCTGTTGTCATAGGCATGTCTGCTACTACACAGAGGTTCAATACACTGGTCGAAGGCACATCCTCTACAATTCACAAGTCTATCGTGACGGCGGATGAGGTGCGAGCTTCTGGGCTTTTGAAGGATAGAATCATTATCACCTATCCGGAGGAAGGCACAGTCAATAATGATATGGCCATTTTGCAAGCTGCTGCAGATGATTGGAAAGAAAAGTGGGAGCATTGGACGCAGTATTGCTTTGAACAGCATTACGCCTATGTGAATCCAATCCTAATCATTCAGGTTTTAAATGGAACCGGTGATGCTTTGACGGATACCAATCTGGACGACTGTATTGCAAAGATCGAGGAACGTACCGGCTTTAAGCTGGAAAGTGGACAGGTAGTTCATACCTTCGGTGGCACGACGGCCACATTAACTGCTAATGGACTCGATGTGTGTTATGAGGAACCATCCAATATTGCTGAGGATAGAAATATCCGCGTGGTATTCTTCAAAGAGAATCTTTCTACTGGATGGGATTGCCCGCGAGCAGAGACCATGATGTCCTTTAAACACGCTAATGATGCTACATACATTGCGCAGCTTCTCGGCCGAATGGTAAGAACGCCGATGCAGATGCATATTCAGGTGGATGATGTTTTGAACGACGTGCATCTCTATTTGCCGTACTTCAATGAGAATACTGTCAAAGACGTTGTGGAAGCCTTGCAGAGCACAGAAGGTGGAGACATTCCGACCGATATTTATGGTGAGTCTTTGTCCGGAAAGAAATTTGAAACGCTGACTGTTAGACCAAAGAAGAAAAAGGAAGAGCAGCAGATGCCGGGACAGCTGACTCTATTTGAGGTGTTCTCTGGGCAGAGCGCAGACAAACAGCAGTCGGCTGGACCAATAGAGTCAGCTAGCGATATGATTCCGATACAAATGCCTCAAGCCACTGATAGACAAGCGCAGCAAGCAGAAACGGCGGAACAGAGCCAGATTCAGTCGAGCACAAATACAAAAGCTTCTGTTCAGTCTGCACCAGTCACACCACAGTCTTCTGGTTTGGAAACGTCATCCGAAACTGGCACTGTGGAAAGTTATCAGGCAAAACAGGCAGAAACGCCTGAAGAGGAAGATCTGTTTGACCGTGAAGAAGTTATGAAATTTATTAATGATGCTGGTCTGCTTTCTTATAATGTTAAAGCACTTCGGATCAATAACTACCTGAAATCTTTGTACAGGATGGCCCACCTTCTTACAATGTCCAGATTGCATCGTGAGGCGATCCGGGAGGTTCAGGATGAGATTGTTGAGATGATCCACAGCTATGTGGAAGGCCTCAAGGCAGATGGAAAATATGATGATCTTGTTCAGCAGGTCAAGCAGTTCAAGTTGGCAACTCAGATTTTCGATGCTTTTGGAGAAACCGTGGATAATTATTCAGTGCATGATTTGTTCACAACGACAGATACTGATATTGAACGGCAATTCCAGATTGCCGACGTTAAGCTGGGTCGAGAAGGTATCGGTATGGCCTATGGAAACAAGTACATGGATTTGCCTGATCTGACATCATTTAAAGTCGATGTTATCCTTTTCGTAGCAGATGAAGAGTGTATGAATCGATTGCATTCCTATGCGGAGGCACGCTTTCATGGACTGAATGACGATTATCGTAGATATATTGCAACTATAGACTCAGAGAAAATCCGTAAAGAGTATGACAGCATTGTTTCTGATGGCGATCCAGTGAGTAAGCACAATTTCCGTTTGCCGGAGACAATTCAGGTACCACATGAATTGGGAGGAAAAGAATACAGGGATCATCTCTTCGTCAGTGATATAACCGGTGTTGCAACTATGAAGTTGAATACATGGGAAGCCGGGGTTATTGAAGAGGAAGAAAAACGAGGGGATTTTGTATGCTGGATTCGTAATCCTTCTAGAGGATCGTGGGGGCTTTGTATCCCTTATGAAATTAATGGTGAAATAAAGCCGACTTATCCAGATTTTATAGTAGTAAGAAAAGACAGTGTACAAGGTTATGTTGTTGATATTCTTGAACCACACAATCCTGATTTCAAGGATAATCTTGGAAAAGCAAAGGGATTTGCAGAGTATGCAAAGCAGAATCCGGGGGTGGGAAAAATTCAGCTTATTCGTATGAGCAAAGATGCTGCTGGAAACCCAAAGTTCAAGAGATTAGATATGTCTAAGACGGCCATCCGCGATAAAGTTATTCATGCAATAAATACGGATGAACTTGACCATATCTTTGACACCGATGGAGTTATTGAGTAA
- a CDS encoding caspase family protein, producing MILDACRSSVDFAKGFVGNGLTEIAAGNGTLIAFATAPNKVARADSAEGGNSVYTKCLLPNIIRPNIKIEDMFKEVRNDVIEMTQGEQIPWKNTSLNNDFYFNTMTDDEINEQIYQCIRNNYSAGTLLFLSKILGKNISELMRIYTKQKSEKVGGIYFNKDEDMEHFILEQVLEMGFKFKNYRWCFDDIPVQMGEFLHNPNVVVRE from the coding sequence ATGATATTAGATGCATGCAGGTCATCCGTGGATTTTGCAAAAGGTTTTGTGGGAAATGGATTAACAGAAATAGCGGCTGGAAATGGTACACTAATTGCTTTTGCTACAGCACCAAATAAAGTTGCAAGAGCGGATTCGGCAGAAGGGGGAAACAGTGTTTATACGAAATGTTTATTGCCGAATATAATTAGACCTAATATTAAAATAGAGGATATGTTCAAGGAAGTTCGTAATGATGTTATTGAAATGACACAAGGAGAACAGATACCGTGGAAAAACACATCTTTAAATAATGATTTTTACTTTAATACAATGACAGATGATGAAATAAACGAACAAATTTATCAGTGCATCAGGAATAACTATTCAGCAGGAACTTTGTTATTTTTAAGCAAGATACTAGGGAAAAATATTTCTGAGCTTATGAGGATCTATACCAAGCAAAAAAGTGAGAAAGTCGGCGGAATTTATTTTAATAAAGATGAGGATATGGAGCATTTTATTCTTGAACAGGTTTTGGAAATGGGGTTCAAGTTTAAAAATTATAGATGGTGTTTTGATGATATCCCGGTTCAAATGGGAGAATTTCTACATAATCCCAACGTGGTTGTAAGAGAATAG